The genomic region TCGCTAGACAGGTAAACTTTTTTGGGTGATTGTGTTTCAACTTGTTCTACGATTTCCTCAATCAGTGCGAAGAGCTTAGGCTCGGTATCTTGATCGACTTCAAGCAGATGGCTGGTATTCATCCCTTCGAACGAAAAGATAAACTTAATCAAGAACACAAAGACGAACAGCGAAGAGACAATTAAGCTAATCGCTAAGAACAAGAGTATGAAGTGGGGGAATTTTAAAATTAGCACATAGGCGACATAGATTATGGCGGCGCAGAGCCCTATAGTAAATAGTACGAGCAGTAAATAGATGAGTCCAAAACCGACGATGGAATACAAGGTTTTATTTGCTTGATGCTTGAACTCTGGGGAGATTTCAACTTTCATTGGTTAAATTTATTTCGATTCTAAAATAAAAAATTATATCAATAGTACTTTGTATATTCCCTATTTTTAAGGTTAATTAAGCTATGCGTCTACAGCTAATTTCTTTTTTCCTGCTTCTCACGCCATCGTTGTTTGGCCAAACACCGGACTCCCTTCTATATGAACAATATAAGAAGGATCGCGTGCGCTATGCTGAGTTTGAGAGTAAACATCGGAGTTTCGTTAAAGGGAAGTTTACGACCTTGTCTTTTCTTCATTGGGGGCATGCATCCGAGAACACATTCATTTGGCTTCATGGCAGTTTTTTAGATGCTTATGATTTCGAACCGTTCGCAAATAAGTTAGTAGAGCTAGACTATCAGGTTATCTCTGTTGATCATTATGGTCATGGGAAGACTGGGTTTCCAGATACGGATTTAAGTTTCGAGGACTTTGCAGATGATTTGTCAGCGTTGTTAGACAGTTTGTCCGTCGAGAAAGCGGTCATTGGAGGGTTTTCTAGGGGGGGATATCTGGCTACTAGTTTTTATAGTTTTTATCCGAATCGCGTTAAGGCGCTTGTATTGGAGGAAGGAGGTTCAGCGAAGTTCTATGGGCATTTCTATAAACAGAACAAACAAGAGCAGGGAAAGATATTGAGTGAATTTAACGTCCCTGAGGATGTTAGAGAATTGTATTTTGGCGAAACGGATACGGAGTTTGAACAGTACAAGCAGCTGTATGAGCCGGGTGGCGCCGCATCGCAATTCCAACTCTTAGGATTGATCAAGAAAAAGGGCGCTAAATACATTACTTATCAAGGACTGGATACGTACTACCAATTAAAAGATTCGTTGCAAGCAGCACAAGCTTTGCTGGTACCCGAGCGCATCTCTAGGTACGGGAGATCTATCGTAGAGCAGGAACCTTTGGAAATATATCGAAAACTGACAGTGCCGCTTTTATTATTAGAGGCGA from Sphingobacterium sp. BN32 harbors:
- a CDS encoding alpha/beta fold hydrolase, which produces MRLQLISFFLLLTPSLFGQTPDSLLYEQYKKDRVRYAEFESKHRSFVKGKFTTLSFLHWGHASENTFIWLHGSFLDAYDFEPFANKLVELDYQVISVDHYGHGKTGFPDTDLSFEDFADDLSALLDSLSVEKAVIGGFSRGGYLATSFYSFYPNRVKALVLEEGGSAKFYGHFYKQNKQEQGKILSEFNVPEDVRELYFGETDTEFEQYKQLYEPGGAASQFQLLGLIKKKGAKYITYQGLDTYYQLKDSLQAAQALLVPERISRYGRSIVEQEPLEIYRKLTVPLLLLEATKQPDAFPQEEENELLLKRHPQWITHVKFPNASHNIHYESAEDFIAVLIPFLSVIINK